Proteins found in one Strix aluco isolate bStrAlu1 chromosome 29, bStrAlu1.hap1, whole genome shotgun sequence genomic segment:
- the KLHL26 gene encoding kelch-like protein 26 isoform X1, protein MAESGGAEFAAEPPSSMADKNSTLKCTFSAPGHSTTLLQGLASLRAQAQLLDVILTINNEVFQVHKVVLAACSDYFRAMFTGGMREASQDVIELKGVSAKGLKHIIDFAYSAEVTLDLDCIQDVLGAAVFLQMVPVVELCEEFLKSAMSVETCLNIGQMATTFSLASLKESVDAFTFRHFLQISEEEDFLHLPLERLVFFLQSNKLKSCSEIDLFRAAVRWLQYDPTRRASASQVLCHIRFPLMKSSELVDSVQTLDIMVEDVLCRQYLLEAFNYQILPFRQHEMQSPRTTIRSDVLSLITFGGTPYTDNDRTVSCKVYYLPDASVRQFKELTEMEVGSSHSCVAVLDNFVYIVGGQHLQYRSGEGAVDICYRYDPHLNQWLRIQAMQESRIQFQLNVLHGMVYATGGRNRSGSLASVEKYCPKNNEWTYVCSLKRRTWGHAGATVGDKLYISGGYGISVEDKKALHCYDPAADQWEFKTPMNEPRVLHAMVSANNRIYALGGRMDHVDRCFDVLAVEYYLPETDQWTTVSPMRAGQSEAGCCLLEKKIYIVGGYNWHLNNVTSIVQVYNTETDEWERDLHFPESFAGIACAPVILPQVTTQR, encoded by the exons ATGGCGGAGTCCGGCGGGGCCGAGTTCGCCGCGGAGCCGCCGAGCAG CATGGCTGACAAGAACAGCACCCTGAAATGCACGTTCTCTGCTCCTGGCCACAGCACCACTCTACTGCAGGGACTGGCCTCGCTCCGAGCTCAGGCTCAGCTGCTTGATGTCATCCTCACTATAAATAATGAAGTGTTTCAGGTTCATAAAGTTGTCTTGGCTGCCTGCAGTGACTATTTCAG GGCAATGTTCACAGGCGGGATGAGAGAAGCCAGCCAAGATGTGATCGAACTGAAGGGTGTATCTGCAAAAGGACTGAAACACATAATAGACTTTGCGTACAGCGCTGAAGTGACTCTTGATCTTGACTGTATTCAGGatgtgctgggagctgctgtctTCCTCCAGATGGTGCCTGTCGTGGAGCTCTGCGAAGAATTTCTGAAGTCTGCCATGAGCGTAGAAACGTGTCTCAATATCGGGCAGATGGCCACCACCTTTAGCCTCGCATCCTTGAAGGAATCAGTAGATGCATTCACTTTTAGGCATTTCCTCCAGATCTCTGAGGAAGAGGATTTCCTCCACCTGCCGCTGGAGCgccttgttttcttcttgcagagCAATAAGCTGAAAAGCTGCAGTGAAATAGATCTCTTCCGTGCCGCCGTCCGCTGGCTGCAGTACGACCCAACCCGCCGTGCCAGCGCCAGCCAGGTCCTCTGCCACATCCGCTTCCCGCTGATGAAGTCCTCGGAGCTGGTGGACAGCGTCCAGACCTTGGACATCATGGTGGAAGACGTCTTGTGCCGGCAGTATTTGCTGGAAGCGTTTAATTACCAGATCCTGCCCTTTCGCCAGCACGAGATGCAGTCCCCTCGGACCACCATCCGCTCGGACGTCCTGTCCCTCATCACCTTCGGCGGCACTCCCTACACCGATAACGACCGCACTGTGAGCTGCAAAGTCTACTACCTGCCGGACGCCAGCGTGCGCCAGTTCAAGGAGCTGACGGAAATGGAGGTGGGCAGCAGCCATTCCTGCGTCGCCGTCCTCGACAACTTTGTCTACATCGTCGGAGGGCAGCACCTGCAGTACCGGAGCGGCGAGGGAGCTGTGGATATCTGCTACCGCTACGATCCGCACCTGAACCAGTGGCTGCGCATCCAGGCCATGCAGGAGAGCAGGATCCAGTTCCAGCTCAACGTCCTCCACGGGATGGTGTACGCCACCGGCGGGAGGAACCGCTCGGGGAGCTTGGCCTCCGTAGAGAAGTATTGCCCCAAAAATAACGAGTGGACTTACGTCTGCTCCCTGAAACGCAGGACGTGGGGGCACGCTGGAGCCACGGTAGGAGACAAATTGTACATATCGGGTGGGTACGGCATTTCAGTGGAAGACAAAAAAGCCCTGCACTGTTACGACCCCGCCGCGGATCAGTGGGAGTTTAAAACCCCAATGAACGAACCCCGAGTTCTGCATGCCATGGTCAGTGCGAATAACAGGATTTACGCGCTGGGAGGCCGCATGGACCACGTTGACCGTTGTTTTGATGTTTTGGCTGTGGAATATTACTTGCCCGAAACAGACCAATGGACAACGGTGAGCCCTATGCGTGCGGGTCAGTCGGAAGCTGGCTGTTGTTTactagaaaaaaagatttatatcGTAGGAGGGTACAATTGGCATCTGAACAATGTCACAAGCATTGTGCAGGTGTATAACACGGAAACTGATGAATGGGAAAGGGACCTACATTTTCCAGAATCC
- the KLHL26 gene encoding kelch-like protein 26 isoform X2, with protein sequence MAESGGAEFAAEPPSRAMFTGGMREASQDVIELKGVSAKGLKHIIDFAYSAEVTLDLDCIQDVLGAAVFLQMVPVVELCEEFLKSAMSVETCLNIGQMATTFSLASLKESVDAFTFRHFLQISEEEDFLHLPLERLVFFLQSNKLKSCSEIDLFRAAVRWLQYDPTRRASASQVLCHIRFPLMKSSELVDSVQTLDIMVEDVLCRQYLLEAFNYQILPFRQHEMQSPRTTIRSDVLSLITFGGTPYTDNDRTVSCKVYYLPDASVRQFKELTEMEVGSSHSCVAVLDNFVYIVGGQHLQYRSGEGAVDICYRYDPHLNQWLRIQAMQESRIQFQLNVLHGMVYATGGRNRSGSLASVEKYCPKNNEWTYVCSLKRRTWGHAGATVGDKLYISGGYGISVEDKKALHCYDPAADQWEFKTPMNEPRVLHAMVSANNRIYALGGRMDHVDRCFDVLAVEYYLPETDQWTTVSPMRAGQSEAGCCLLEKKIYIVGGYNWHLNNVTSIVQVYNTETDEWERDLHFPESFAGIACAPVILPQVTTQR encoded by the exons ATGGCGGAGTCCGGCGGGGCCGAGTTCGCCGCGGAGCCGCCGAGCAG GGCAATGTTCACAGGCGGGATGAGAGAAGCCAGCCAAGATGTGATCGAACTGAAGGGTGTATCTGCAAAAGGACTGAAACACATAATAGACTTTGCGTACAGCGCTGAAGTGACTCTTGATCTTGACTGTATTCAGGatgtgctgggagctgctgtctTCCTCCAGATGGTGCCTGTCGTGGAGCTCTGCGAAGAATTTCTGAAGTCTGCCATGAGCGTAGAAACGTGTCTCAATATCGGGCAGATGGCCACCACCTTTAGCCTCGCATCCTTGAAGGAATCAGTAGATGCATTCACTTTTAGGCATTTCCTCCAGATCTCTGAGGAAGAGGATTTCCTCCACCTGCCGCTGGAGCgccttgttttcttcttgcagagCAATAAGCTGAAAAGCTGCAGTGAAATAGATCTCTTCCGTGCCGCCGTCCGCTGGCTGCAGTACGACCCAACCCGCCGTGCCAGCGCCAGCCAGGTCCTCTGCCACATCCGCTTCCCGCTGATGAAGTCCTCGGAGCTGGTGGACAGCGTCCAGACCTTGGACATCATGGTGGAAGACGTCTTGTGCCGGCAGTATTTGCTGGAAGCGTTTAATTACCAGATCCTGCCCTTTCGCCAGCACGAGATGCAGTCCCCTCGGACCACCATCCGCTCGGACGTCCTGTCCCTCATCACCTTCGGCGGCACTCCCTACACCGATAACGACCGCACTGTGAGCTGCAAAGTCTACTACCTGCCGGACGCCAGCGTGCGCCAGTTCAAGGAGCTGACGGAAATGGAGGTGGGCAGCAGCCATTCCTGCGTCGCCGTCCTCGACAACTTTGTCTACATCGTCGGAGGGCAGCACCTGCAGTACCGGAGCGGCGAGGGAGCTGTGGATATCTGCTACCGCTACGATCCGCACCTGAACCAGTGGCTGCGCATCCAGGCCATGCAGGAGAGCAGGATCCAGTTCCAGCTCAACGTCCTCCACGGGATGGTGTACGCCACCGGCGGGAGGAACCGCTCGGGGAGCTTGGCCTCCGTAGAGAAGTATTGCCCCAAAAATAACGAGTGGACTTACGTCTGCTCCCTGAAACGCAGGACGTGGGGGCACGCTGGAGCCACGGTAGGAGACAAATTGTACATATCGGGTGGGTACGGCATTTCAGTGGAAGACAAAAAAGCCCTGCACTGTTACGACCCCGCCGCGGATCAGTGGGAGTTTAAAACCCCAATGAACGAACCCCGAGTTCTGCATGCCATGGTCAGTGCGAATAACAGGATTTACGCGCTGGGAGGCCGCATGGACCACGTTGACCGTTGTTTTGATGTTTTGGCTGTGGAATATTACTTGCCCGAAACAGACCAATGGACAACGGTGAGCCCTATGCGTGCGGGTCAGTCGGAAGCTGGCTGTTGTTTactagaaaaaaagatttatatcGTAGGAGGGTACAATTGGCATCTGAACAATGTCACAAGCATTGTGCAGGTGTATAACACGGAAACTGATGAATGGGAAAGGGACCTACATTTTCCAGAATCC